The region GGCGGCCAACAGTTCCTCGATTTCCGATGGCGCCGCCGCCTTGCTGCTAACGCGAGCCTCGGTAGCCCAGGCCGAGGGCTGGCCGATCCAGGCGATCGTGCACGGCCATGCCGCCTTTGCCCAAGAGCCCCAGTGGTTCACCACCGCCCCGGCCGGGGCCTGCCGTCGCCTTTTGGACAGGACGGGATGGACCACGAACGCGGTCGAGGCCTGGGAAATCAACGAAGCCTTCGCCGTTGTCACCCTGGCGGCCCTGAGGGATCTGGACCTGGATCCCGAACGGGTCAACAGTCTGGGCGGCGCGTGTGCGCTGGGCCATCCGATCGGCGCCTCGGGCGTGCGCATCGTGGTGACCTTGCTCAACGCGCTCGCCCGCCAGGGAACGCGGCGGGGGGTGGCGAGCCTGTGCATTGGCGGCGGCGAGGCCACTGCCTTGGCCGTGGAGCGCGTCTAACCCCCTAGGCCCCCCTGGCGGTCCCCCAACGCAAGAACCTTGAGGAGGATTCGATGCCCACCGTTCTCATCACCGGCGCCAACCGGGGCCTCGGCCTGGAATTCGCGCGGCAGTACAAGGCCGCCGGCTGGGATGTCATTGCCACCTGCCGTGATCCCATCGGCGCCGACGCCCTGGGGGCGCTGGGCGTCGAGGAACTGGCCCTGGATGTCGCCGAACCGGGCGCCATTCCGGTGTTTGCTTCGCGCCTGGAGGGCCGTCCCCTCGACCTTCTGGTGTGCAATGCCGGCGTCTACGGCGGGGCGCAAGCCTTGACCGAGGTGGATATCGCGGCCTGGGAGCACACCTTCCGGGTCAATACCATCGCGCCCCTCAAACTGACCGAGGCCTTGTTGCCCAACCTGCGCCTGGCGCCGGGGGCCAAGGCCGTTTACGTCTCCTCGCTCATGGCCTCGATGACCGAGAACACCTCGGGCGGCGAGTATATTTACCGCTCGTCCAAGGCCGCCTTGAATGCCGTGGTCAAGAGCCTGAGCCTCGACCTGCGCGCCGATGGCATCACCGTTGCCGCCCTGCACCCGGGTTGGGTGCGCACCGACATGGGCGGCCCCAACGGCATGATCGACGCCCCGGAGTCCGTCACCGGCCTGCGCCGGGTGATCGACGGCCTGACCCCGGCCGACAGCGGACGCTTCCTTGCCTATACCGGCGCCAACGTTCCTTGGTGAGGCCATGCCCGAGCCCCTGACCTTCTACTTCGACTTCACCAGCCCCTATAGCTGGATCGCCGCCGAGCGCCTGACCCAGATCGCCCAGCGTCACACCCGCGAGGTGCGCGGCCGGGCCATTCTGGTGGGGCCGCTCATGCAAGAAAGCGGCAACCGACCGTTGGCCGAGCAGCCGCTCAAGGGCGCCTACTTCCGCCGCGACGTTGAGCGCTGTTTTCGCCTGTATGGCCTCACCGGCCGCTTGCCCGATGTCTTTCCGCTCAACACGGCGGCGGCGGCCCGGGGCTTTCACCTGATCCGCGACCAGAGCCGCGAGGCGGCCCGCTTGTATGCCCTGGCCGTATTTCGCGCCTACTTCCAAGACCAGCGCGATATCGGCGCGGCCGAGGTCGTGGCCGACATCGCGGCCGGGCTGGGCCATGAGCGGGCGGCGTTTTTGGCGGCGATCACCAGCGCGCCTTGGAAGCAGCGGCTGTTCGAGGAGGTCGAGCGGGCCCGCAAGGATGGGGTGTGTGGGGTCCCCTATGTGCTCGTTGATGGCGAGCCGTTTTGGGGGGCTGATCGGTTGGACATGATCGACGGGTGGTTGACGCGAGGGGGGTGGTAAAAAACAAAAAAGGAAGGCTGGGGAGGCGGGCCTCCCCAGACCCCTCCGATCTGAAATAAAAATAAACGGCCCGTGTGATGACAAAAAGAAAAAATAGTTTATAGGGGAGGTCTGTCTGGTGAGTGTGATCAAGAGTGCCCTCAACACGAGGTCCAGTGACTTCAAGACGAATGCTGCCCACATGGACACTCTAGTGACCGAGTTGCGCCGGTCCATGGGGGTGGTTAAGGCCGGCGGCGGGCCGCGCGCGTGTGAGCGCCATGTCGGCCGGGGCAAGTTGCTGCCACGCGAGCGCGTGCGCACCTTGCTTGATGTTGGCTCGCCCTTTCTCGAACTCAGCCCCTTTGCCGCCTGGGAGGTCTACGACGACCCGGTGCCGGGCGCGGGCATCATCACCGGCATCGGCCGCATCGAGGGCACCGAGTGCGTCATCGTCGCCAATGACGCCACGGTCAAGGGTGGCTCCTACTACCCCCTCACGGTCAAAAAGCACCTGCGCGCCCAAGAAATCGCCCGCGAGAACGCCCTGCCTTGCGTTTATCTCGTGGAATCCGGCGGTGCCTTTCTGCCGCGCCAGGATGACGTCTTTCCCGACCGCGATCATTTCGGTCGGATCTTCTACAACCAGGCCACCCTCAGCGCCGCCGGCATCCCGCAGATTGCCGTGGTGCTGGGCAGTTGCACCGCCGGCGGCGCCTATGTGCCAGCCATGGCCGATGAGAGCATCATCGTGCGCGGCCAGGGCACCATCTTCCTGGGCGGCCCGCCCCTGGTGAAAGCGGCGACCGGCGAGGTGGTGAGTGCCGAGGACCTGGGCGGCGCCGATGTCCATTGCCGCATCTCCGGCGTGACCGACCACTATGCCCAAGACGACCGCCATGCCCTGGCCCTGGCGCGCCGAGTAGTCGCCGGGCTCAACCGGGTCAAGCGGGTGGACCTGGATGTCCGCAGCCCCGAAGAGCCGCTGTACGACCCCAGCGAGATCTACGGCATTTTGCCCGCCGACCCGCGCAAGCCCTATGACGTGCGCGAGATCATTGCGCGCATTGTCGATGGCTCGCGCCTCGACGAGTTCCGCGCCCTCTATGGCCCCACCTTGGTGTGCGGCTTTGCCCGCCTGTTCGGCTATCCCGTCGGCATCGTGGCCAACAACGGCATCTTGTTCTCGGAGAGCGCGCAAAAGGGCGCCCACTTTGTCCAGTTGTGCGCCCAGCGCGGCATTCCCCTGATCTTCTTGCAAAACATCAGCGGCTTCATGGTCGGGCGCAAGTACGAGGCCCAGGGCATCGCCAAGGACGGCGCCAAGATGGTCACTGCCGTTGCCTGCGCCCCGGTGCCCCGCCTGACCATGATCATCGGCGGCTCCTATGGCGCCGGCAACTATGCCATGTGCGGCCGCGCCTATAACCCGCGTTTCCTGTGGACGTGGCCCAACAGCCGCATTTCCGTGATGGGCGGCGAGCAGGCGGCCAACGTGTTGGCCCAGGTGCGCCGCGACGCCCTGGAGGCCGCGGGCACCGCGTGGTCGGCCGAGGACGAGGACGCCTTCAAGGCCCCGATCCGCGCTCAATACGAAACCCAAGGCAACCCCTACTATGCCAGCGCCCGGCTGTGGGACGACGGCATCATTGATCCCGCCGAGGCCCGCATGACCCTGGGTCTCTCCCTGTCCGCTGCCCTCAACGCGCCAATCCCCAAGGCGTCGTTCGGCATCTTCCGCATGTAGGGAGGGAGGGATCTTGACAGTTGTTCTAGAACATCTTGACGAACGCGGCATCGTCCGCCTCACCCTCAACCGGCCCGAGGTGCGCAACGCCTTCGACGAGCACGTCATCGCCGCCCTCGACGCCGCCGTCACCCGCTGGGGCGCCGATCCCACCACCCGGGTCATTGTCCTGGCCGGGGCCGGCCCCGCCTTTTGCGCGGGCGCCGACCTTACCTGGATGCAGCGCATGGCCGCCTACAGCCCCGAGGAAAACGTCGCCGACGCCTTGGCCCTGGCCCGCCTGATGCGCACCCTCGACCGCTGCCCCCGCCCGACCGTGGCCTTGGTCCACGGGCCGGTGTTTGGCGGTGGGGTCGGACTGGTGGCGGCCTGCGACATCGCGCTCGCCCGCGAGGATGCCCTGTTCAGCCTCTCCGAGGTCCGCCTGGGCCTCGTGCCCGGGGCGATCTCGCCCTATGTGGCGCGCGCCATCGGCCTTCGGGCCTGCCGCCGCCTGTTTTTGACCGGCGAGCGCTTCGATGCCTCCCGCGCCCTCGCCCTGGGTCTGGTCAGCGCCGTGGTGCCCGACCTGGACAGCGCGGCCGCCGACCTGATCGCCGCGTTGCTCCAAGGCAGCCCCGAGGCCCAAGCCGCCTCCAAGGCCCTGCTCCACACCCTGGAAGGCCGCCGCCCGGGCGACGACGCTTTGATGCTGGAGACCGCCCAACGCATCGCCGACGCCCGCGCCAGCACCGACGGCCGCGAGGGTGTCAGCGCCTTCCTGGCCAAACGCCCCCCGGCCTGGCGCCCCTAGGCCTTTTTTTCGTGACGAGGGGTCTGGGGAGGCGAGCCTCCCCAGCCTTGGCCTTCTTAAGGCTGGGGAGGCTCGCCTCCCCAAACCCCTCATGCCGTTAAGGGACTCAGAAAAAAAATCCCCAGGGAGGGACTATGTTCGAGAAAATCCTGATCGCCAATCGCGGGGAAATCGCCTGCCGCATCGCCCGTACCGCCAAGCGCCTGGGCATCAAGACCGTGGCCGTGTTCTCGGACGCCGACGCCAACGCCCGCCACGTCCGGCTGTGCGACGAGGCCGTGCGCCTGGGCCCAGCCCCGGCCGCCGAAAGCTATCTGGTGCAAGAGCGCCTGATCCAAGCCGCCCGCCTGACCGGCGCCCAGGCCGTGCACCCGGGTTATGGCTTTTTGTCGGAAAACGCGACCTTTGCCCGGGCCTGCGCCGAGGCTGGCTTGGTGTTCATCGGTCCCAGCGTCACCGCCATTGAAGTGATGGGCTCCAAGGCCGCCTCCAAGCGCCTGATGGCCGAGGCCGGTGTGCCCTTGGTCCCCCGGCTTCCACGAGGCCGAGGCCGACGACAATGCCCTGGCCGAGGCCGCCACCCGCCTGGGCTTTCCCGTGCTGATCAAGGCCAGCGCCGGCGGCGGCGGCAAAGGCATGCGGGTGGTCACAGCGGCCGAGGACTTCGCCCCGGCCCTGGCCGCCGCCCGCCGCGAGGCCAAGGCGGCGTTTGGCGACGATGCCGTGCTGCTGGAAAAATATCTGGCGCGACCGCGTCACGTCGAGGTCCAGGTGTTCGGCGATACCCATGGCGGAATCGTCTCCCTGTTCGACCGCGATTGCTCGGTGCAGCGCCGCCACCAAAAGGTCATCGAGGAAGCGCCGGCCCCCGGCCTTGCCCCTGATCTGCGCGCCCGCATGGCCAGCGCCGCCCGCGCCGCCGCCCAGGCCATCGGCTATTACGGCGCGGGCACGGTGGAGTTTCTGGTCGAGGGCGACGCTTTCTATTTCATCGAAATGAACACCCGCCTTCAGGTCGAGCACCCGGTGACCGAAATGATCACCGGCCTTGATCTGGTGGAATGGCAACTGCGCGTCGCCGCCGGCCTGCCCCTGCCCCTGACCCAGGAGCGGATCTCGGCCCAGGGCCACGCCTTCGAGGCCCGGATCTGCGCCGAGGACCCGGCCCGCGGCTTCGCGCCCGCCACCGGTCGCCTGCGGGTGGTCCGCCCGCCCGCCGCCAGCCCGCATGTGCGGCTCGATAGCGGCATCGAGGAAGGCGACATCATCGGCATCCATTACGACCCGCTGCTGGCCAAGTTGATCGTTTGGGATGTGGACCGCACGGCGGCCCTGGGACGGCTCAAGGGCGCCTTGGCCGCCTTGCGCGTGGCTGGGGTGGCCACCAACCTGGAATTCCTGGGGGCGGTGGCGGCCCACCCGGCCTTTGCCGCCGCCGACCTTTCGACCGGCTTTATCGAGACTCACGCCGGCGCCCTGTTCCCCGAGCCCCGGCCGCTGGAGGCCGACACCCTGGTCCTGGCCGCCTTGTTCCTGGTCCTGACCGAGCAGAACCAAGCCGCCCGGCGCCGCGCCGCCTCGGGCGATCCGACCTCGCCCTGGCACCGGGCCGATGGCTGGCGCATCAATGACCGCGACGCCCACGCCCTCGACCTGCGCGACGGCAGCACTCCGGTGCGGGTGGGCGTTCACTATCGGCGCGATGGCGGCTTTACCTTCACCTTGCCCGAGGGTCGGGCGCACGCGGCGTCCGGCGTGCTCACCGCCCCCGGGGATCTCGCCGCCGACGCCGCGACCGGCGATCTGGTCGCCGAAATCGACGGCCTCGCCCGACGCGCCACCGTGGTTCGCCTCGGCGATGATCTGGTGATTCTGGCCGATGGCCGCCAGCACGTGGTCGGCCTGCCCGGCCCCACCCACGACGCCGATGCCGATGTGGGCGGCTCGCTGGTCGCCCCCATGCCGGGACGGGTGGTCCAGGTCCTGGTCGGCGTCGGTGACAGCGTCGAACGCGGCCAGCCCTTGATGGTCCTCGAAGCCATGAAAATGGAAACCACCATCGCCGCCCCCCAGGCCGGCACCGTCGCCGAAGTCCTGTTTGGCGTGGGCGACGCCGTGGACGATGGCGCCCGCCTGCTGGTGCTGGAGGAGGCCCGATGACCGCCTCCCCCCCCGACCGCGTGCGCATCGTCGAGGTCG is a window of Pararhodospirillum photometricum DSM 122 DNA encoding:
- a CDS encoding biotin/lipoyl-containing protein, with protein sequence MCPWSPGFHEAEADDNALAEAATRLGFPVLIKASAGGGGKGMRVVTAAEDFAPALAAARREAKAAFGDDAVLLEKYLARPRHVEVQVFGDTHGGIVSLFDRDCSVQRRHQKVIEEAPAPGLAPDLRARMASAARAAAQAIGYYGAGTVEFLVEGDAFYFIEMNTRLQVEHPVTEMITGLDLVEWQLRVAAGLPLPLTQERISAQGHAFEARICAEDPARGFAPATGRLRVVRPPAASPHVRLDSGIEEGDIIGIHYDPLLAKLIVWDVDRTAALGRLKGALAALRVAGVATNLEFLGAVAAHPAFAAADLSTGFIETHAGALFPEPRPLEADTLVLAALFLVLTEQNQAARRRAASGDPTSPWHRADGWRINDRDAHALDLRDGSTPVRVGVHYRRDGGFTFTLPEGRAHAASGVLTAPGDLAADAATGDLVAEIDGLARRATVVRLGDDLVILADGRQHVVGLPGPTHDADADVGGSLVAPMPGRVVQVLVGVGDSVERGQPLMVLEAMKMETTIAAPQAGTVAEVLFGVGDAVDDGARLLVLEEAR
- a CDS encoding SDR family oxidoreductase, whose protein sequence is MPTVLITGANRGLGLEFARQYKAAGWDVIATCRDPIGADALGALGVEELALDVAEPGAIPVFASRLEGRPLDLLVCNAGVYGGAQALTEVDIAAWEHTFRVNTIAPLKLTEALLPNLRLAPGAKAVYVSSLMASMTENTSGGEYIYRSSKAALNAVVKSLSLDLRADGITVAALHPGWVRTDMGGPNGMIDAPESVTGLRRVIDGLTPADSGRFLAYTGANVPW
- a CDS encoding 2-hydroxychromene-2-carboxylate isomerase, yielding MPEPLTFYFDFTSPYSWIAAERLTQIAQRHTREVRGRAILVGPLMQESGNRPLAEQPLKGAYFRRDVERCFRLYGLTGRLPDVFPLNTAAAARGFHLIRDQSREAARLYALAVFRAYFQDQRDIGAAEVVADIAAGLGHERAAFLAAITSAPWKQRLFEEVERARKDGVCGVPYVLVDGEPFWGADRLDMIDGWLTRGGW
- a CDS encoding carboxyl transferase domain-containing protein, coding for MSVIKSALNTRSSDFKTNAAHMDTLVTELRRSMGVVKAGGGPRACERHVGRGKLLPRERVRTLLDVGSPFLELSPFAAWEVYDDPVPGAGIITGIGRIEGTECVIVANDATVKGGSYYPLTVKKHLRAQEIARENALPCVYLVESGGAFLPRQDDVFPDRDHFGRIFYNQATLSAAGIPQIAVVLGSCTAGGAYVPAMADESIIVRGQGTIFLGGPPLVKAATGEVVSAEDLGGADVHCRISGVTDHYAQDDRHALALARRVVAGLNRVKRVDLDVRSPEEPLYDPSEIYGILPADPRKPYDVREIIARIVDGSRLDEFRALYGPTLVCGFARLFGYPVGIVANNGILFSESAQKGAHFVQLCAQRGIPLIFLQNISGFMVGRKYEAQGIAKDGAKMVTAVACAPVPRLTMIIGGSYGAGNYAMCGRAYNPRFLWTWPNSRISVMGGEQAANVLAQVRRDALEAAGTAWSAEDEDAFKAPIRAQYETQGNPYYASARLWDDGIIDPAEARMTLGLSLSAALNAPIPKASFGIFRM
- a CDS encoding enoyl-CoA hydratase-related protein, which codes for MTVVLEHLDERGIVRLTLNRPEVRNAFDEHVIAALDAAVTRWGADPTTRVIVLAGAGPAFCAGADLTWMQRMAAYSPEENVADALALARLMRTLDRCPRPTVALVHGPVFGGGVGLVAACDIALAREDALFSLSEVRLGLVPGAISPYVARAIGLRACRRLFLTGERFDASRALALGLVSAVVPDLDSAAADLIAALLQGSPEAQAASKALLHTLEGRRPGDDALMLETAQRIADARASTDGREGVSAFLAKRPPAWRP